The Gossypium raimondii isolate GPD5lz chromosome 2, ASM2569854v1, whole genome shotgun sequence genome segment GGTTCAAAGCACTAGATCTTAATATCTGTTCccatgtttaattatatttttgtgtcACTCACTCACTCACTGAGTCACTGTTCCAACATATATTTCTTTACAACACCATCTCTATACTCTATATAATTACCAACAAGACAATAACTTTTGTTCTTCCATAACCCAataattttctctctttttttcctccAAAAACTTGGGTTTTCTTTCATTTACATCCAAGTCctaaaatacccaaaaaatttcataaaaaaagtGTTCCTAAAAGCTCAAAAGatttcataaaaatagaaatggaaaCTGGGTTTTATTCAGCATGGGAGAATGGTTCTTTATTAGAAGAAGATGGTGATGATGAACTGATCCCTCAGCCATTAACACCAAAGGAGCCAATGGAGTTTTTATCAAGATCATGGAGTTTATCTACATCAGAAATCTCTAAAGCTCTTGCCCAGAAACACAATCACTTTGAATTTGATCAtcataataatgataataagaATCAAAGTTCATTGTTTTCAGAATCCTTTGATGCACCACAAATTGTAAGTAAATTTTCAATCTTTATTTGTTAAAACAtcattaactaattaattaattacccCTTTTTTTATATACGATTTGTTTCATCTTTTGTGCTTCCATGgatcaaaaactaaaattttgatccTTTCTTGATAGATATCATTGCAAATCCTGGTTTCCTGGTTCTAGTATTTTTGGTCTAATTTAGGTTTTAGTCCTTCtactatgttaaaatttaaagaaaagttttaaatttttagattgaTTAAACTTTGACGTGAATGGTAACAATTAACAATGTTATCTGTTTTAGTCCGAATTAGTCGGTTTTGtatagattttttatttctttatctaCTTGTGTcgtaataatttgattttactttTCGATTCTACCGGTTCGagatttgtatttatatttatactttaatttatcgTTATTGTAaacttaaaaggaaataaacattataaaagtagatagtttaaattatgccaaattaaaaataggactagatataaaattttatcatagtacaaggactaaaaattgattaaaccTTTTTTAGGCAGGGAAAGGGATGAACTCCATTAATGGTCGAAGAACAGGCACAATCAGCAAATGGTTTAATCATCACAAAGAAATAGGAACCAACACAGTGAAGAAGAAAGACAAAATACGTGCAGAAAACGCTCGGCTTCACTCCGCCGTTTCCATCGCCGGATTAGCGGCAGGTTTGGCCTCGGTAGCCGCCGCAGGGAACTCCAACGGCGGCGGCGCAGGCTCGAAAATGagcatggcattggcatccgcTACTGAACTTCTGGCATCCCATTGCATCGAGTTAGCTGAGCTAGCTGGGGCTGATCACGACCGAGTTGCCTCAGTTGTGAAATCAGCAGTGGATATTCAAAGTGCAGGTGATTTGATTACACTCACTGCAGCAGCTGCAACAGGTGATTTAGCTTATCTCTAACTGTATATTTTATCTGTTTACTGTTCAAGTTAATCGTTTAAGTGGAAGAACCATTTGAAATATGAGTTGAATTCgggttcaaatatttaaaatttgaacttgatTTCCTTCGGTCGGTTTTTGAGTTTATAATATActatagattaaaatatatcattagttttcgtatttttataaatttaaaatttaacctctatgcttttatttttaagaatttagtcctttcagattttaaaatttagatttattactactgttaaaattattttgttaaatttaagtttattacaATGTTAGTTTTTAGttacaccaacaaatttaacaaaaaaattaacagcgttactaaacttgaatttttaaaatttgaaaagtattaagactaaattataagaaataaaattatatagactaaattctaaatttatgaaaaatacaagaatttatggcatattttaatttacattatattatgttaattttactattatgtatcttataacatattaattaaatttatagttatatataatattataatatattcattcaataatattataattttaaattacttatatataaaattttaataaataaaattaatataaaattaaaagaatagtATCCACATACTTAAAATGAGTTTGGattatctatttaaaaatatgaatgggcatgagtaaaattttaagtttacatTTGAGTTGGGCTTGAAcaagcataaaatatattaatattataattaaaattgtctCGATTTTAGTCTAGTTCAACTCATGAACATttatattgtatatgaattttGCAGTactttttatgaattataattttgtaattttttcaattttttattgaaattattatagCATTGAGAGGAGAAGCAGCTTTGAAGGCAAGAATAccaaaagaagcaaagaagaatTCAGCAATAAGTCCATATGCAGAAACTCAATGGTCTGATGCTTTGCATACTCAAATGAAAGAGCAAAATCCTCCTTGTCAAGGTGAACTATTGCAACATACAAGAAAAGGTAATTTCTAGTTGAGTGAGTCGGATTGAATTTGGATCGGttcaatttgagtttaaaattttcatgttaattagtttttagattattttgggtttgaatgattttgattcgagttcattttaaattttagggtttatcaatcaaaacttttttattGATCATTTCGAGTTTGACATTCTATTTTGTATCATTTAAGGTAAAGGATgaagtcaaaattttttaagaGGCTAGAATTTTACTGTAAAATTTGCggagttaaaatgtaaatttatcatcgtattaatttataattttactattgcAACACACACGAGAAGGTAATTCCTAGATCTGTCAATCAATTTGAGTTTTGGTTTTAAAACTTTTGGATCATTCTATGGTCGACTCATTCAGATTTAGTTGTTGTTAGGTTCGTTTTGGGTTCAAGTCACTTTGAGTTATCGTCTTTCGAGTTTATCAGTCAAGTTTTTTGAATCCGATCATTTTGGATTTGacactcaaatttaaaatttttttcgagCTTAGATAATttcttattcaaattattttcaagtttgagTTGTGAGGGTTGATGTTGTTTaacttttaactattaaatCAGATTAGACTGAACTCGAGTTATGATTAACCTATTCGGATTTTTTGATTAATTGAGCTACTTTAAAGAATTACAGCTAAGTCACTTGTTACTGCTATTCTCAGGTGTGTTGAGATGGAAACGGGTCAATGTGTACATCAACAAGAAATCTCAGGTACTCAAATACAAATGCACCAAGAAACCATATtcaaatttccccttttttttctcatgATAAAgaaggtaaaagtatcatgaaggTCCTTGGATTAGGAGTCAGAATACATTTTGCTCCACTTATTAAAAAATTGGGCAAATTAAcctatatattatagattaaaaagCAAATATGTATTTCCgttaaaaattctatccattTCTATGCTAAAAATTAGTCTTTCTACATCCGTATGATATACCAAAAGACATGTCATTACTGATTATTTCATTAATCacactaatttttaacaataaaacgtacataaattaaattatctatttttaaaccTAACTACCTATGGTAATTTTACCAATAAAGAAATCATATTCAAAATACAAAGTAATGCAGTACATATTGCAAGCTCTTATAAAGAAAGCTGCCATTGTCAGGTAATAATTAAGCTCAAAAGCAAACACGTTGGGGGAGCATTCTCCAACAACAATAAATGTAAGCAcctctcttattttattaagttaaattttgctattagtccttgtattttatGAAAGTTGTGTATTTAGTCCTTGCACttcaaatgatcaaatttagcctttatacttttcaaattttgaaaatttaagctTAACCCAAATAGTAACAATTAAATtcgtttggttaaattcaactACCAGtcttatattatgtgtacaattttagatttagtccatattatatatttagataaTTCTAAG includes the following:
- the LOC105789256 gene encoding VAN3-binding protein; translation: METGFYSAWENGSLLEEDGDDELIPQPLTPKEPMEFLSRSWSLSTSEISKALAQKHNHFEFDHHNNDNKNQSSLFSESFDAPQIAGKGMNSINGRRTGTISKWFNHHKEIGTNTVKKKDKIRAENARLHSAVSIAGLAAGLASVAAAGNSNGGGAGSKMSMALASATELLASHCIELAELAGADHDRVASVVKSAVDIQSAGDLITLTAAAATALRGEAALKARIPKEAKKNSAISPYAETQWSDALHTQMKEQNPPCQGELLQHTRKGVLRWKRVNVYINKKSQVIIKLKSKHVGGAFSNNNKCIVYGVCDETSAWPYRKERETSDSEELYFGLKTGQGLLEFKCKSKIDKQKWVDGIQNLLRQVCHGQPPELSLESLSINDGI